One window from the genome of Amaranthus tricolor cultivar Red isolate AtriRed21 chromosome 9, ASM2621246v1, whole genome shotgun sequence encodes:
- the LOC130823477 gene encoding uncharacterized protein LOC130823477, with protein MGCCVSTHEKNHSFEDNIHQSPPRVEEEAVKEVLTEIQKPKPKPRPISRPESPRKQSLEEDIGDHTKAKLLLLTPKKAYLDPNLPTRDPDPYTPGNIGMYRSQGYNGNYSPNKYHYSDGNGLKNQGRSPVRKRPEGSPTRKRNQSPGGSRREMGGDNVDRRSQSPGMRGNVGRSPSGRRNGPSPGRVRMVHGPRMEEEEIGYEELRRQSEEWQGPKESLENPLVSLECFIFL; from the coding sequence ATGGGTTGTTGTGTAAGTACCCATGAAAAAAATCACTCATTTGAGGACAATATTCATCAATCTCCTCCAAGAGTTGAGGAAGAAGCTGTTAAAGAAGTTCTCACTGAAATTCAAAAACCCAAGCCCAAACCCAGGCCCATTTCTAGGCCCGAAAGCCCGAGAAAACAAAGTCTAGAAGAAGATATTGGAGATCATACTAAAGCTAAACTTTTACTTCTTACTCCAAAAAAGGCTTATTTGGATCCGAATTTACCTACCCGGGATCCGGATCCATATACACCAGGAAATATTGGAATGTATAGATCTCAAGGGTATAATGGTAATTATAGTCCGAATAAATATCATTATAGTGATGGTAATGGTTTAAAGAATCAAGGGAGATCACCCGTTAGAAAACGGCCCGAAGGTAGCCCCACCCGGAAGAGGAATCAGAGTCCGGGTGGGTCAAGAAGAGAAATGGGTGGAGATAATGTGGATAGGAGGTCTCAATCACCAGGGATGAGAGGTAATGTGGGTCGAAGCCCGTCTGGTAGAAGGAATGGGCCATCACCGGGTCGGGTTAGGATGGTCCATGGGCCAAGGATGGAGGAAGAAGAGATTGGGTATGAAGAGTTGAGAAGACAAAGTGAAGAGTGGCAAGGTCCTAAAGAGTCACTTGAGAACCCTCTTGTTTCTTTAGAGtgttttatttttctctaa